In Chloroflexota bacterium, the genomic window TCGCAAGGGACCACCATATTCCTGTCCCCAGGTGGGCATCACCGCCGAGTAAGCACCACTACCTACAGGCCGGCCTGCAGCAACGGTGGACTCGATGTAACTCTGGAGGGAACCCGACCAACCTACTTCATCAACCCGAGTATCAAAGAAGGCTGTCGAGTTGAGGGTAGGGGCAACACCGGGAATACCTTCGCCCTGGATTCCATGGCAACCGGAACAGGCATCGGCGAAAACGGTGGCACCATTCTCGACACCGCGGCCGCCAAAGTTCGCCTCTTTTTCCGGCATACGGGTTTTCTCGCCAGCGCCCACGATGATGACCAGCACCCCGAGAAGCAGAAGGGCGAGAATTCCAACGGTGATTTTATTGATCATAGTCGTTGTTCCTCACTACTCGTTGGCGTAGCCGGAGTCTTGATGAATGTAGAAGGGCTTTTCGAAGGTTTGCTCGTCCTGTCCTTCCGGTGTCCAGAACACACGCATCGTAACCTTCTTCAACCCATCCTGCCAGTTTTCGACGATCATCTTGCCATAGCCGTCTCTCAGGCCCGCGTTGCCCTTCTCAAGGGCCGCGGCGTTTTCCTCATGGATAAAGTCGGCATAGAGTTCCATGACCTCTTCCACTTCGGGACTGGCACCTTCGTTCTGAGATCGGGTATCCCATAACCCGGCCTCGGGGGAAATGGTCAGGCTTTCCCATGGGATCTCGCGTACGGGACCGACACCTTCCTCCGGTAGCATAAGCTGCACCACCTCTTCAGCCGGTGGTGACTCAACGGCATACCAGGGTGTGCCCATCCAGGACAGGATGATAAAGACAGCTGACGCAATCAGGAACAGCGAGAGGGCGACCCGACGGTCCTTGGCTTTTCGACTGGGGTTGAAGTCGATGTAGGGCAGGATAAACAGGAAACCAAAGACGATAGTCGGCACAATGACACCCATCAGGGTGGGATCACCCAGCTTTAACAGGCCCTGGATCCACAGGAAATACCAGGGTGCTTCGGTGTGAAGAGGTGTCTTGAGTGGATTGGCGTGGTGCTCCAGCGGTGCACCGGGATAGACGCCAAAAACGATGAGCGCCAGGAGAATGAAGGTGATGATTCCAAGAAACATCATCTCATCGGTGAAGACATCGGGCAGATAGTACTTTCGCCTGTCAGCGGGGACACGTTTTGCTGTATCCTGACCGACCTCCTCTTCAGAGGATGGCAGCGAAATACCAACGCGAACCACCTTATAGTAATGGACGAAAAAGAAGAAGATGATTACCAGGGGTACAAGCAGCACATGGAGAAGATAAAAGCGTAACAGGCCACTCGGACCGATATCGGGAGCACCGAGCAGGAGCAGCTTGGTGGCATTGCCCAGGGCAGGTGGCGGTGCCTTGTCGGCCATACTGGTTCCAATGGTGACTGCCCAAAACGCCAGCTGATCCCAAGGCAATAGATAGCCACTGAAGCTCATGAGCAGTGTTGCCAACAGCAGAACAACACCGGTCAACCAGGTAAACTGCCTGGGTTTTTTATACGAACCTGTCAAAAAGGTGCGCACCATGTGAAGCACCACGATGATAACCATGGCCTCAGCCGCCAAACGATGGATATCCCGCATAAACTGGCCAAAGGGCACGTTGCTTATGATGTTGAGCATGTCACCATAGGCCCGTTCCGGTGTCGGGGCATAATAGATCATGAGGAAAATGCCTGTAATGACCTCGACGACAAACAAGTAGGTGCTCAATAACCCCAATCTGAAGGTGTAGGTTAGCTTGGTGACAGATTCATGATAAAAGCTGGGTTTGATGTGAAACCAGAAGGACTCAGAGTGCACTTTCAGGCGGGGATTGGGCCGCCGCGGCTCATCTCCCCGGGCAAGGCCTCGAAGGTCGTTCCAGTTCATGCCAGTAGTAAGCCTGGTGATAAATACATCCAGCTGGCGTAAGGCCCATGGGGAGAGACCCTCAGTTCGTATCTCGTTGGTGACGTTTTGGAGTATGCTCATTTCAGATTACTCCCTGGCCGGCTTCTGTGACTCCGGCCGAATGAATATCGGTTCAGGGCACCCAGTTATGATTAGTTGGAGGAACCGAGGAGTTTTTCGCCTGTGTTCGCCCAGACCTCAGCGTCGGGGTCAGTGAGCGGAAGTGCTTCTCCGCCTTCGGTGACCTCTGCCAGCACCTGACCGTTCTTTTCCAGGCGCATGACAAACTGGTCAAGCGATCGGGGCGCCGGTCCCTCGATGTATTTCCCATCATGTTGGAATTTAGATCCATGGCAGGGACATTCGAAGCGCTGGGTTTGATCCTTCCACTCGTAAAGGCATCCCAGGTGCGTGCAAACCCGATAAAGGGATCGAACCCCGTCCGCGTCGTTGACCAGCCAGAAGGCGCCATCCAGATTCTGGACAGGAGAGGCACCGACCTGAGGCATGGAGCTTGCAGATCCGAGATTGAAAACACCACCGAACTCACCTTCCTTGAATCGGGGCAAGGCAAAAGCAAAGGAGGCGATCCCGGCTTCGACCAGAACCAGGCCCAAAGCCGCTCCCCAGGCGTAGGTAAGGAATTCGCGACGATTAACTGGTTCTGGCGACACACGCCCGGCCTTTTTGGCGGCCT contains:
- a CDS encoding cytochrome bc complex cytochrome b subunit produces the protein MSILQNVTNEIRTEGLSPWALRQLDVFITRLTTGMNWNDLRGLARGDEPRRPNPRLKVHSESFWFHIKPSFYHESVTKLTYTFRLGLLSTYLFVVEVITGIFLMIYYAPTPERAYGDMLNIISNVPFGQFMRDIHRLAAEAMVIIVVLHMVRTFLTGSYKKPRQFTWLTGVVLLLATLLMSFSGYLLPWDQLAFWAVTIGTSMADKAPPPALGNATKLLLLGAPDIGPSGLLRFYLLHVLLVPLVIIFFFFVHYYKVVRVGISLPSSEEEVGQDTAKRVPADRRKYYLPDVFTDEMMFLGIITFILLALIVFGVYPGAPLEHHANPLKTPLHTEAPWYFLWIQGLLKLGDPTLMGVIVPTIVFGFLFILPYIDFNPSRKAKDRRVALSLFLIASAVFIILSWMGTPWYAVESPPAEEVVQLMLPEEGVGPVREIPWESLTISPEAGLWDTRSQNEGASPEVEEVMELYADFIHEENAAALEKGNAGLRDGYGKMIVENWQDGLKKVTMRVFWTPEGQDEQTFEKPFYIHQDSGYANE
- a CDS encoding Rieske 2Fe-2S domain-containing protein, encoding MANPKSTGSDGELSPEQQKFLEEKRQQQARDSAAGTEYRSDQGSYRKSGRQVKEEDKAAKKAGRVSPEPVNRREFLTYAWGAALGLVLVEAGIASFAFALPRFKEGEFGGVFNLGSASSMPQVGASPVQNLDGAFWLVNDADGVRSLYRVCTHLGCLYEWKDQTQRFECPCHGSKFQHDGKYIEGPAPRSLDQFVMRLEKNGQVLAEVTEGGEALPLTDPDAEVWANTGEKLLGSSN